A window from Primulina huaijiensis isolate GDHJ02 chromosome 13, ASM1229523v2, whole genome shotgun sequence encodes these proteins:
- the LOC140990896 gene encoding formin-like protein 20 isoform X1, translating into MALFRRFFYRKPPDRLLEISERVYVFDCCFSTDVLDEDEYRSYMNGIVAQLQDHYPDAAFMVFNFKEGERRSQLSDVLSQYDMTVMDYPRQYEGCPLLPLEMIHHFLRSSESWLSLEGQQNVLLMHCERGGWPVLAFMLAGLLLYRKQYTGEQKTLEMVYKQAPRELLHLLSPLNPQPSQLRYLQYISRRNFGSDWPPSDTPLALDCIIFRNLPLYDGGRGCRPVVRVYGQDPSLKESTRSSKLLFSSSKLKKHIRLYSQEECELVKIGIHCRVQGDVVLECIHFEDDLAREEIILRVMLHTAFVRSNVLILARDEVDVLWDAKDQFSKEFRAEVLFSDVNSLPFITTVEAESDDGNETEGASPEEFFEAEEIFSSVIDGQEGKGGETDDLTAQASTRVDENHHKEILKDELDHHAFQDCAADEAIHIQDIKVDSSNKFVRNGKLESVLGISDVSTNAVTISVNAGMHRNFEEENKESLEALSVMGKIENQGSQQNSFADNDNQKLVKGFSTVTIKQPVTNLKPASDAASSNKKTKQQESLGSLARQAKPTAVSRWIPTNKGSYTNSMHVYYPPSRHNSAPAALSLVKDSSGEKSKSPSVTASSEFTATTDRPIASGHGKHSSCPSSLDLSPVREFSSTSLPSSPNVENEAHEFIPAPSFPPPPPPPPPPPPPLFSSASAAIAFPKSSPRPPPPPSLPLPYSQSTDFTQLLCSTVSPSPPSKNANLSTNSGVTFLPPPPPPPPPPPPPPPPPPPPSFNFSNFQNISHNFPSIPPPPPPPPAPPSNLSNFQNVSQILPSVPPPPPPPQSSSSYVLALTPSSPPPPPPPPFTHVSFSQRSSNIEIPLPPSPALLGVQVNHQPTPSIHGVPNFPLRGAPPPPPPPPPPLLGTTPSLPSAPPPPVHRAPLPPSMRVPPPPLPPPIPINRVPEPHLPLPMLRASVPPPPPPTPLPGAPIPPPPPPGGPPPPTPPPTRRAPMPPPPPMFRGPPPPPPPIGRGPPPPPPPGGPPPPPYSPMFGGPPPPPLPPSGGPTPPLTRGAPPPPPPPPPLSMFGGPTPPPPPIGRGPPPPPPPMFGGPPPPPPPIGRGPPPPPPPTGRGPPPPPPTGRGPPPPPPPGSRAPSPPASPGPPRPPGVGPPPPPPFGAKGPAVDGRGLSASGGRVPSRPPGMLGAPAPRRSTLKPLHWSKVTRALQGSLWEELQRYGEPQVAPEFDVLELETLFSATVPKSDSAGGKSGGRRKSAGSKPEKVHMVDLRRANNTEIMLTKVKMPLPDMMAAVLALDESILDADQVENLIKFCPTKEEMELLKGYTGDLDNLGKCEQFFLELMKVPRVESKLRVFLFKILFYSQVSDFKKSLTIVNSSCEEVRQSLKLKEILKKILYLGNTLNQGTARGAAIGFKLDSLLKLTDTRASNSKMTLMHYLCKVLASKSPSLLDFHKDLISLETASKIQLKSLAEEMQAIIKGLEKVKQELATSENDGPVSETFRRNLTEFVGAAEIEVSSVTNLYSSAGRNADALALYFGEDPARCPFEQVTATLLNFVRLFQKACEENCKQAELEKKKAQKEAEMENAKGINLTKKGVKD; encoded by the exons ATGGCGCTGTTCAGACGCTTCTTCTATAGGAAGCCGCCTGATCGGCTTCTTGAGATTTCTGAAAGGGTATATG TGTTCGATTGCTGCTTCTCCACTGATGTGCTGGATGAAGATGAATACCGATCATACATGAATGGGATTGTGGCTCAGTTACAAGATCACTACCCCGACGCTGCttttatggtttttaatttCAAAGAAGGGGAACGGCGGAGCCAACTCTCTGATGTATTATCTCAGTATGATATGACAGTCATGGATTACCCTCGGCAATATGAAGGGTGTCCACTTTTACCATTGGAGATGATCCACCATTTCTTAAGATCCAGTGAGAGCTGGTTATCCCTCGAGGGCCAGCAAAATGTTCTTTTGATGCATTGTGAAAGGGGAGGATGGCCTGTCCTTGCATTTATGCTCGCTGGTCTTCTTCTTTACAGAAAACAGTACACTGGCGAGCAGAAGACTTTGGAAATGGTGTACAAGCAGGCACCGAGGGAACTTCTTCATCTTTTGTCTCCTTTGAATCCACAGCCATCTCAACTTAGATATCTTCAGTACATTTCTAGGAGAAATTTTGGGTCTGATTGGCCCCCATCAGATACACCTCTGGCTTTGGACTGTATAATATTTAGAAACCTTCCGCTATATGATGGTGGGAGAGGATGCCGACCTGTAGTTCGTGTATATGGTCAGGATCCTTCTTTGAAAGAATCCACTAGAAGTTCAAAGCTTTTGTTTtcatcttctaaattgaaaaagCATATTCGTCTGTATAGTCAG GAAGAATGTGAACTAGTGAAAATTGGTATTCATTGCCGCGTTCAAGGAGATGTCGTTCTTGAATGTATCCATTTTGAAGATGATCTAGCGAGGGAGGAAATAATATTAAGAGTTATGTTGCATACAGCATTTGTCAGGTCAAATGTTTTGATACTGGCCCGTGATGAAGTCGATGTTCTCTGGGATGCCAAAGACCAATTTTCAAAGGAATTCAGAGCAGAG GTGCTCTTTTCAGACGTAAATTCTCTTCCATTCATTACCACCGTAGAAGCAGAAAGTGATGATGGCAATGAAACCGAAGGTGCTTCGCCCGAGGAATTTTTTGAGGCAGAAGAGATCTTCAGCAGTGTAATCGATGGTCAGGAGGGCAAGGGAGGGGAGACTGATGACCTTACAGCCCAAGCTAGCACTCGAGTTGATGAAAATCATCACAAAGAAATCTTGAAGGATGAGTTGGATCATCATGCATTTCAAGATTGTGCCGCAGATGAGGCAATTCACATACAAGACATCAAGGTGGATTCAAGTAATAAATTCGTACGTAATGGAAAATTAGAATCGGTGTTGGGGATATCTGATGTGTCTACTAACGCAGTAACCATATCTGTAAATGCCGGTATGCATAGAAATTTTGAAGAAGAGAACAAGGAAAGTCTGGAAGCGCTCTCTGTAATGGGGAAGATTGAAAATCAAGGTTCACAACAGAATTCTTTTGCTGATAATGATAATCAGAAGTTGGTTAAGGGGTTCTCAACGGTCACAATCAAACAGCCAGTCACCAATTTAAAACCTGCTTCAGATGCTGCTAGTTCCAATAAGAAAACTAAGCAGCAAGAGTCGCTGGGTTCCCTAGCAAGACAAGCAAAGCCAACTGCTGTATCCAGGTGGATACCTACTAATAAAGGTTCTTACACTAATtcaatgcatgtatattatcCTCCGTCAAGACATAACAGTGCTCCCGCAGCACTATCTCTTGTCAAGGATTCCTCGGGGGAGAAATCTAAATCCCCATCTGTAACTGCATCTTCAGAATTTACAGCTACAACTGACAGGCCAATTGCATCAGGCCATGGGAAGCATTCATCTTGTCCATCATCATTAGATTTGTCGCCCGTACGAGAGTTCTCTTCCACAAGTCTACCCTCATCACCAAATGTAGAGAATGAGGCCCATGAATTTATTCCAGCTCCATCATttcctcctccaccaccaccaccaccacctcctccacctCCACTATTTTCATCTGCAAGTGCTGCCATTGCTTTTCCTAAAAGCTCACCACGCCCTCCCCCACCTCCTTCCCTGCCGCTGCCATATTCTCAAAGTACAGATTTTACTCAGTTGCTGTGTTCTACTGTATCACCATCCCCGCCTTCTAAAAATGCAAACTTAAGTACCAATTCGGGGGTGACTTTTCtcccacctccacctccacctccacctccacctccaccaccaccaccaccaccaccaccaccatctTTCAACTTTTCTAATTTTCAGAACATTAGTCACAATTTTCCATCAATACCTCCGCCTCCGCCTCCGCCACCTGCTCCACCTTCCAACCTTTCTAATTTTCAGAATGTTAGTCAAATCTTACCATCTGTACCTccgcctcctcctcctcctcagtCATCTAGTAGTTATGTTCTAGCACTTACGCCAAGTTCCCCACCTCCACCACCGCCACCACCGTTTACTCATGTATCCTTCTCGCAAAGATCTTCCAATATAGAGATACCTCTACCTCCATCTCCGGCTTTACTTGGCGTCCAAGTTAACCACCAACCAACACCTTCAATCCACGGGGTCCCAAATTTTCCCTTACGTGGAGCTCCACCtccaccacctccacctccacctccattGCTTGGCACTACGCCATCCTTGCCTTCTGCACCGCCACCCCCTGTTCATAGGGCACCACTCCCTCCATCTATGAGGGTGCCACCTCCACCTCTACCTCCACCAATACCAATCAATAGAGTCCCTGAACCACATCTGCCTCTTCCTATGCTCCGGGCCTCAgtgccaccaccaccaccaccaactCCTTTGCCAGGTGCCCCAATACCACCTCCGCCACCCCCTGGTGGTCCACCTCCACCTACACCTCCTCCTACACGTAGAGCCCCAATGCCACCTCCTCCACCCATGTTTCGTGGCCCGCCTCCACCACCTCCACCCATAGGTAGAGGCCCACCTCCACCACCTCCTCCCGGAGGCCCACCTCCACCACCTTATTCGCCCATGTTTGGTGGCCCGCCTCCGCCACCTCTTCCTCCTTCTGGAGGCCCAACACCTCCTCTTACACGTGGAGCCCCACCTCCACCTCCTCCTCCACCTCCTCTATCCATGTTTGGTGGTCCAACCCCACCACCTCCGCCCATAGGAAGAGGCCCACCTCCACCTCCTCCACCCATGTTTGGTGGCCCACCTCCTCCACCTCCGCCCATAGGAAGAGGCCCACCTCCACCACCTCCGCCCACAGGACGAGGCCCACCTCCACCTCCTCCCACAGGACGAGGCccacctccacctcctccgcccGGAAGTCGGGCACCCAGTCCACCGGCATCTCCAGGACCTCCTAGACCTCCAGGTGTTGGACCACCCCCACCACCACCATTTGGTGCAAAAGGACCAGCAGTAGATGGGAGAGGGTTATCTGCAAGTGGTGGGCGTGTGCCTTCACGTCCTCCTGGTATGTTAGGTGCTCCAGCACCTCGAAGATCTACCTTAAAACCACTTCATTGGAGCAAGGTTACTAGGGCATTACAAGGAAGCTTGTGGGAAGAATTGCAGAGATACGGAGAACCTCAAGT TGCACCAGAATTTGATGTGTTGGAACTTGAGACTCTATTCTCTGCGACAGTGCCAAAGTCTGATAGTGCAGGAGGCAAATCTGGTGGTCGCCGGAAGTCTGCTGGATCTAAGCCTGAAAAAGTCCATATG GTTGACCTTAGGAGGGCAAATAATACCGAAATTATGCTCACCAAAGTGAAAATGCCACTTCCAGACATGATG GCTGCAGTACTTGCTTTGGATGAATCAATTTTAGATGCGGATCAAGTTGAAAatcttattaaattttgtccAACAAAGGAAGAGATGGAACTTCTCAAG GGATACACGGGAGACCTTGATAATTTGGGCAAATGTGAACAG TTTTTCCTAGAGCTGATGAAGGTGCCACGAGTGGAGTCTAAACTTAGGGTTTTCTTATTCAAGATTCTGTTCTATTCTCAG GTTTCTGATTTCAAAAAAAGCTTGACCATTGTAAATTCTTCTTGTGAAGAG GTTCGACAATCCCTCAAACTGAAAGAAATCttgaagaaaattttatatCTTGGAAATACTTTGAATCAGGGAACTGCCAGAG GTGCAGCGATTGGATTCAAGTTGGACAGTCTTTTGAAACTCACTGACACACGTGCCTCCAATAGCAAGATGACACTCATGCATTATCTGTGTAAG GTACTTGCATCTAAATCACCATCTCTTTTAGACTTTCACAAAGATCTTATTAGCCTGGAAACGGCCTCAAAG ATACAATTGAAATCTTTGGCTGAGGAAATGCAAGCCATTATCAAGGGTTTAGAAAAGGTAAAGCAGGAGTTGGCTACTTCAGAGAATGATGGTCCTGTATCTGAAACTTTTCGCAGG AATTTGACAGAATTTGTTGGTGCTGCTGAGATAGAAGTGTCCTCTGTAACAAATCTGTATTCCTCTGCG GGAAGAAATGCAGATGCACTAGCTCTATATTTTGGTGAGGATCCAGCCCGATGCCCATTTGAGCAAG TTACTGCAACCCTCTTAAACTTTGTGAGGTTGTTTCAGAAAGCTTGTGAAGAAAACTGTAAACAGGCTGAACTAGAAAAGAAGAAAGCTCAAAAGGAGGCTGAAATGGAGAATGCGAAGGGAATAAATCTAACCAAGAAAGGCGTAAAAGATTGA
- the LOC140990896 gene encoding formin-like protein 20 isoform X3, translated as MALFRRFFYRKPPDRLLEISERVYVFDCCFSTDVLDEDEYRSYMNGIVAQLQDHYPDAAFMVFNFKEGERRSQLSDVLSQYDMTVMDYPRQYEGCPLLPLEMIHHFLRSSESWLSLEGQQNVLLMHCERGGWPVLAFMLAGLLLYRKQYTGEQKTLEMVYKQAPRELLHLLSPLNPQPSQLRYLQYISRRNFGSDWPPSDTPLALDCIIFRNLPLYDGGRGCRPVVRVYGQDPSLKESTRSSKLLFSSSKLKKHIRLYSQEECELVKIGIHCRVQGDVVLECIHFEDDLAREEIILRVMLHTAFVRSNVLILARDEVDVLWDAKDQFSKEFRAEVLFSDVNSLPFITTVEAESDDGNETEGASPEEFFEAEEIFSSVIDGQEGKGGETDDLTAQASTRVDENHHKEILKDELDHHAFQDCAADEAIHIQDIKVDSSNKFVRNGKLESVLGISDVSTNAVTISVNAGMHRNFEEENKESLEALSVMGKIENQGSQQNSFADNDNQKLVKGFSTVTIKQPVTNLKPASDAASSNKKTKQQESLGSLARQAKPTAVSRWIPTNKGSYTNSMHVYYPPSRHNSAPAALSLVKDSSGEKSKSPSVTASSEFTATTDRPIASGHGKHSSCPSSLDLSPVREFSSTSLPSSPNVENEAHEFIPAPSFPPPPPPPPPPPPPLFSSASAAIAFPKSSPRPPPPPSLPLPYSQSTDFTQLLCSTVSPSPPSKNANLSTNSGVTFLPPPPPPPPPPPPPPPPPPPPSFNFSNFQNISHNFPSIPPPPPPPPAPPSNLSNFQNVSQILPSVPPPPPPPQSSSSYVLALTPSSPPPPPPPPFTHVSFSQRSSNIEIPLPPSPALLGVQVNHQPTPSIHGVPNFPLRGAPPPPPPPPPPLLGTTPSLPSAPPPPVHRAPLPPSMRVPPPPLPPPIPINRVPEPHLPLPMLRASVPPPPPPTPLPGAPIPPPPPPGGPPPPTPPPTRRAPMPPPPPMFRGPPPPPPPIGRGPPPPPPPGGPPPPPYSPMFGGPPPPPLPPSGGPTPPLTRGAPPPPPPPPPLSMFGGPTPPPPPIGRGPPPPPPPMFGGPPPPPPPIGRGPPPPPPPTGRGPPPPPPTGRGPPPPPPPGSRAPSPPASPGPPRPPGVGPPPPPPFGAKGPAVDGRGLSASGGRVPSRPPGMLGAPAPRRSTLKPLHWSKVTRALQGSLWEELQRYGEPQVAPEFDVLELETLFSATVPKSDSAGGKSGGRRKSAGSKPEKVHMVDLRRANNTEIMLTKVKMPLPDMMAAVLALDESILDADQVENLIKFCPTKEEMELLKGYTGDLDNLGKCEQFFLELMKVPRVESKLRVFLFKILFYSQVSDFKKSLTIVNSSCEEVRQSLKLKEILKKILYLGNTLNQGTARGAAIGFKLDSLLKLTDTRASNSKMTLMHYLCKNLTEFVGAAEIEVSSVTNLYSSAGRNADALALYFGEDPARCPFEQVTATLLNFVRLFQKACEENCKQAELEKKKAQKEAEMENAKGINLTKKGVKD; from the exons ATGGCGCTGTTCAGACGCTTCTTCTATAGGAAGCCGCCTGATCGGCTTCTTGAGATTTCTGAAAGGGTATATG TGTTCGATTGCTGCTTCTCCACTGATGTGCTGGATGAAGATGAATACCGATCATACATGAATGGGATTGTGGCTCAGTTACAAGATCACTACCCCGACGCTGCttttatggtttttaatttCAAAGAAGGGGAACGGCGGAGCCAACTCTCTGATGTATTATCTCAGTATGATATGACAGTCATGGATTACCCTCGGCAATATGAAGGGTGTCCACTTTTACCATTGGAGATGATCCACCATTTCTTAAGATCCAGTGAGAGCTGGTTATCCCTCGAGGGCCAGCAAAATGTTCTTTTGATGCATTGTGAAAGGGGAGGATGGCCTGTCCTTGCATTTATGCTCGCTGGTCTTCTTCTTTACAGAAAACAGTACACTGGCGAGCAGAAGACTTTGGAAATGGTGTACAAGCAGGCACCGAGGGAACTTCTTCATCTTTTGTCTCCTTTGAATCCACAGCCATCTCAACTTAGATATCTTCAGTACATTTCTAGGAGAAATTTTGGGTCTGATTGGCCCCCATCAGATACACCTCTGGCTTTGGACTGTATAATATTTAGAAACCTTCCGCTATATGATGGTGGGAGAGGATGCCGACCTGTAGTTCGTGTATATGGTCAGGATCCTTCTTTGAAAGAATCCACTAGAAGTTCAAAGCTTTTGTTTtcatcttctaaattgaaaaagCATATTCGTCTGTATAGTCAG GAAGAATGTGAACTAGTGAAAATTGGTATTCATTGCCGCGTTCAAGGAGATGTCGTTCTTGAATGTATCCATTTTGAAGATGATCTAGCGAGGGAGGAAATAATATTAAGAGTTATGTTGCATACAGCATTTGTCAGGTCAAATGTTTTGATACTGGCCCGTGATGAAGTCGATGTTCTCTGGGATGCCAAAGACCAATTTTCAAAGGAATTCAGAGCAGAG GTGCTCTTTTCAGACGTAAATTCTCTTCCATTCATTACCACCGTAGAAGCAGAAAGTGATGATGGCAATGAAACCGAAGGTGCTTCGCCCGAGGAATTTTTTGAGGCAGAAGAGATCTTCAGCAGTGTAATCGATGGTCAGGAGGGCAAGGGAGGGGAGACTGATGACCTTACAGCCCAAGCTAGCACTCGAGTTGATGAAAATCATCACAAAGAAATCTTGAAGGATGAGTTGGATCATCATGCATTTCAAGATTGTGCCGCAGATGAGGCAATTCACATACAAGACATCAAGGTGGATTCAAGTAATAAATTCGTACGTAATGGAAAATTAGAATCGGTGTTGGGGATATCTGATGTGTCTACTAACGCAGTAACCATATCTGTAAATGCCGGTATGCATAGAAATTTTGAAGAAGAGAACAAGGAAAGTCTGGAAGCGCTCTCTGTAATGGGGAAGATTGAAAATCAAGGTTCACAACAGAATTCTTTTGCTGATAATGATAATCAGAAGTTGGTTAAGGGGTTCTCAACGGTCACAATCAAACAGCCAGTCACCAATTTAAAACCTGCTTCAGATGCTGCTAGTTCCAATAAGAAAACTAAGCAGCAAGAGTCGCTGGGTTCCCTAGCAAGACAAGCAAAGCCAACTGCTGTATCCAGGTGGATACCTACTAATAAAGGTTCTTACACTAATtcaatgcatgtatattatcCTCCGTCAAGACATAACAGTGCTCCCGCAGCACTATCTCTTGTCAAGGATTCCTCGGGGGAGAAATCTAAATCCCCATCTGTAACTGCATCTTCAGAATTTACAGCTACAACTGACAGGCCAATTGCATCAGGCCATGGGAAGCATTCATCTTGTCCATCATCATTAGATTTGTCGCCCGTACGAGAGTTCTCTTCCACAAGTCTACCCTCATCACCAAATGTAGAGAATGAGGCCCATGAATTTATTCCAGCTCCATCATttcctcctccaccaccaccaccaccacctcctccacctCCACTATTTTCATCTGCAAGTGCTGCCATTGCTTTTCCTAAAAGCTCACCACGCCCTCCCCCACCTCCTTCCCTGCCGCTGCCATATTCTCAAAGTACAGATTTTACTCAGTTGCTGTGTTCTACTGTATCACCATCCCCGCCTTCTAAAAATGCAAACTTAAGTACCAATTCGGGGGTGACTTTTCtcccacctccacctccacctccacctccacctccaccaccaccaccaccaccaccaccaccatctTTCAACTTTTCTAATTTTCAGAACATTAGTCACAATTTTCCATCAATACCTCCGCCTCCGCCTCCGCCACCTGCTCCACCTTCCAACCTTTCTAATTTTCAGAATGTTAGTCAAATCTTACCATCTGTACCTccgcctcctcctcctcctcagtCATCTAGTAGTTATGTTCTAGCACTTACGCCAAGTTCCCCACCTCCACCACCGCCACCACCGTTTACTCATGTATCCTTCTCGCAAAGATCTTCCAATATAGAGATACCTCTACCTCCATCTCCGGCTTTACTTGGCGTCCAAGTTAACCACCAACCAACACCTTCAATCCACGGGGTCCCAAATTTTCCCTTACGTGGAGCTCCACCtccaccacctccacctccacctccattGCTTGGCACTACGCCATCCTTGCCTTCTGCACCGCCACCCCCTGTTCATAGGGCACCACTCCCTCCATCTATGAGGGTGCCACCTCCACCTCTACCTCCACCAATACCAATCAATAGAGTCCCTGAACCACATCTGCCTCTTCCTATGCTCCGGGCCTCAgtgccaccaccaccaccaccaactCCTTTGCCAGGTGCCCCAATACCACCTCCGCCACCCCCTGGTGGTCCACCTCCACCTACACCTCCTCCTACACGTAGAGCCCCAATGCCACCTCCTCCACCCATGTTTCGTGGCCCGCCTCCACCACCTCCACCCATAGGTAGAGGCCCACCTCCACCACCTCCTCCCGGAGGCCCACCTCCACCACCTTATTCGCCCATGTTTGGTGGCCCGCCTCCGCCACCTCTTCCTCCTTCTGGAGGCCCAACACCTCCTCTTACACGTGGAGCCCCACCTCCACCTCCTCCTCCACCTCCTCTATCCATGTTTGGTGGTCCAACCCCACCACCTCCGCCCATAGGAAGAGGCCCACCTCCACCTCCTCCACCCATGTTTGGTGGCCCACCTCCTCCACCTCCGCCCATAGGAAGAGGCCCACCTCCACCACCTCCGCCCACAGGACGAGGCCCACCTCCACCTCCTCCCACAGGACGAGGCccacctccacctcctccgcccGGAAGTCGGGCACCCAGTCCACCGGCATCTCCAGGACCTCCTAGACCTCCAGGTGTTGGACCACCCCCACCACCACCATTTGGTGCAAAAGGACCAGCAGTAGATGGGAGAGGGTTATCTGCAAGTGGTGGGCGTGTGCCTTCACGTCCTCCTGGTATGTTAGGTGCTCCAGCACCTCGAAGATCTACCTTAAAACCACTTCATTGGAGCAAGGTTACTAGGGCATTACAAGGAAGCTTGTGGGAAGAATTGCAGAGATACGGAGAACCTCAAGT TGCACCAGAATTTGATGTGTTGGAACTTGAGACTCTATTCTCTGCGACAGTGCCAAAGTCTGATAGTGCAGGAGGCAAATCTGGTGGTCGCCGGAAGTCTGCTGGATCTAAGCCTGAAAAAGTCCATATG GTTGACCTTAGGAGGGCAAATAATACCGAAATTATGCTCACCAAAGTGAAAATGCCACTTCCAGACATGATG GCTGCAGTACTTGCTTTGGATGAATCAATTTTAGATGCGGATCAAGTTGAAAatcttattaaattttgtccAACAAAGGAAGAGATGGAACTTCTCAAG GGATACACGGGAGACCTTGATAATTTGGGCAAATGTGAACAG TTTTTCCTAGAGCTGATGAAGGTGCCACGAGTGGAGTCTAAACTTAGGGTTTTCTTATTCAAGATTCTGTTCTATTCTCAG GTTTCTGATTTCAAAAAAAGCTTGACCATTGTAAATTCTTCTTGTGAAGAG GTTCGACAATCCCTCAAACTGAAAGAAATCttgaagaaaattttatatCTTGGAAATACTTTGAATCAGGGAACTGCCAGAG GTGCAGCGATTGGATTCAAGTTGGACAGTCTTTTGAAACTCACTGACACACGTGCCTCCAATAGCAAGATGACACTCATGCATTATCTGTGTAAG AATTTGACAGAATTTGTTGGTGCTGCTGAGATAGAAGTGTCCTCTGTAACAAATCTGTATTCCTCTGCG GGAAGAAATGCAGATGCACTAGCTCTATATTTTGGTGAGGATCCAGCCCGATGCCCATTTGAGCAAG TTACTGCAACCCTCTTAAACTTTGTGAGGTTGTTTCAGAAAGCTTGTGAAGAAAACTGTAAACAGGCTGAACTAGAAAAGAAGAAAGCTCAAAAGGAGGCTGAAATGGAGAATGCGAAGGGAATAAATCTAACCAAGAAAGGCGTAAAAGATTGA